The following is a genomic window from Pedobacter sp. KBS0701.
TCCATACACCATTGGAGCTTATTTATCAAAAGAGATTTCTGTAAAGGCAATTCCTACTGATCACCCTGCTTTTGTGGAGGCTGAAGAGAGAGCAGTTGGTATTTTAAATACGCTGATCAATATTAAAGGAACCAAGTCGGTAGATCATTTCCACAAACGTTTAGGCCACATCATGTGGGAGAAATGTGGTATGGCCCGTAACGAAAAAGGTTTAAATGAAGCAATTCAGGAAATCAGAGCATTACGAGCTGAATTCTGGAGCGATGTTCGTGTACCTGGAACAGCTGATGAGTTAAATACAGAACTCGAAAAAGCAGGCCGTGTGGCTGATTTTATCGAACTGGGCGAGTTGATGTGCATTGATGCTTTAAACCGTAACGAAAGTTGTGGTGGTCACTTCCGTGAAGAGTATCAGACAGAAGAAGGTGAAGCCTTACGTGATGATGAGAACTATGCTTACGTAGCTGCCTGGGAATTTAAAGAAGGTGTAAACTTCGAACTTCACAAAGAAGAATTGAAGTTTGAAAATATTAAAGTAGCACAAAGAAGTTATAAATAGTAGTAAGATGCTAGTATCAAGTATCAAGACTTGAATCCAAACTTGATACTTGACTCTCGCTACTTGATACTTAAAACCTCAATATCATGAGTACAGGAAATATGAACTTAACGCTAAAAGTTTGGCGTCAAAAAAATAACAAAACCAAAGGTGCTTTGGTAGATTATAAATTGGCCGATATTTCACCGGATATGTCTTTCTTAGAGATGTTCGATGTATTAAACGAACAATTAATTAACAAAGGTGAAGAGCCGGTTGTATTTGATCACGATTGCCGTGAGGGTATCTGCGGAATGTGTTCGATGTTCATTAACGGCCGTCCGCACGGACCAAAAGACCTGGTGACTACCTGCCAGTTGCACATGCGTTCTTTCAAAGATGGCGATACCATCGTTGTTGAGCCCTGGAGAGCAGCGGCTTTTCCGGTAGTAAAAGATTTAACTGTAGATCGTTCTGCATTTGACAGGGTTATTGCTGCTGGTGGCTTTATTTCGGTAAACACAGGTAATGCGCAAGATGCGAACAACCTGCCAATTCCTAAAATGCAGGCAGATGCTGCTTTCGAAGCTGCAGCTTGTATTGGTTGTGGTGCTTGTGTGGCAACTTGTAAAAATGCTTCAGCAATGTTATTCGTATCAGCTAAGATCTCTCAGTTGGCATTGTTACCTCAAGGT
Proteins encoded in this region:
- a CDS encoding succinate dehydrogenase/fumarate reductase iron-sulfur subunit; this encodes MSTGNMNLTLKVWRQKNNKTKGALVDYKLADISPDMSFLEMFDVLNEQLINKGEEPVVFDHDCREGICGMCSMFINGRPHGPKDLVTTCQLHMRSFKDGDTIVVEPWRAAAFPVVKDLTVDRSAFDRVIAAGGFISVNTGNAQDANNLPIPKMQADAAFEAAACIGCGACVATCKNASAMLFVSAKISQLALLPQGQPERYRRVQSMVAQMDAEGFGNCTNTGACEAECPKGISLENIARMNRDFASAKFVSEETV